The DNA window CTGACCGGGCCGAAGCTGTACGGGCTGGCCGAGCTGGCCCAGGGATACCTGAAGGCGCGGGGCAAGAGCCGGCTGACGCTGCCGGTGCGGATGCCCGGAAAGGTCGGCCGCGCCTACCGGGCCGGGGAGAACCTGACGCTCGAAGGGGCCACCGTGGGCGAGCGGACCTGGGAGGACTTCCTGGCGGAGCGGGTGGGCGCGGCGCGCGTGGGCTAGGGCGGCGGCCGGCGGGCCCGGCCGGTGCCCCTGGCGGGAGCCGGGGCCGCGGTCACGCCGCCGGGGTCTCCTGCGCCGCGAGCCGGGCCAGGCGCTCCTTGCCCCAGGCGCCCAGCGGGGCCAGGGCGGCGTTCAGGGCCCGGCCCTGCTCCGTGAGGGAGTACTCGACCTTCGGGGGCACCTCGTCGTAGGCCTCGCGGTGGACGATGCCGTCGGCCTCCAGCTCGCGGAGCTGCTGGGCCAGCACCTTCTCGCTGATGCCGGGCAGCAGCCGCTTGGTCTCGCCGAAGCGGCGTGCGCCCTCGTTCAGCGCCCAGAGGATCAGGACCTTCCACTTGCCGTCGACGACGTCCATGGCGGCGTCGACCCCGCAGTGGTACGGAAGTTGCTTCACGAACCCTCCCCTGTCCGGCTCACGGGTCGCCGACCCGCGTGCGGCCGCCCCTCACCAGCCTAAGCGGAGGGAGGCCCGGCAGGGATCGCCAAATCAACCCCATCCGGGGGTATCTGACGGACACTCCGCCGGAGGAGGGTGATGAGGCGTTGCCCGCTCGGCACGATGTGCCTGCCACCGGCCCCAACGGGGGTAGGGCCGGGGGCAGGAGTTCGTGTGCGCCGCGTGGACGGGTCCGGCCGGGGAGACCGGCGGACCGGGGGTCCGGTCAGGCGCCGTACGGGCGGGCGGCGCGCGCCTCCCGCAGCGACAGGGCCCACCAGGTCAGCTGGTCGATCAGGACCTTGGCCGCGCCGGAGGCCTGCTCGCCGGCCTCCGCGTCCAGGTGGCGGCCGTCGTCGTCGAACTTGCCCCAGGGGTTGTGGAAGCTGACCTGCTCGCGGATGGTGACCGCGTGCAGCTCGGTGAAGACCGGGCGCAGGTGCTCGACCGCACGCAGACCGCCGGAGAGGCCGCCGTACGAGACGAAGCCGACCGGCTTGGCCTGCCACTGGGTGTAGTGCCAGTCGATGAGGTTCTTCAGGGACGCCGGGTAGCTGTGGTTGTACTCGGGCGTCAGGACGACGAACGCGTCGGCCTGCTCCAGGCGCGGCGTCACCTCGGCGAGCGCGGCGGCGTCCTCGGCGGTGGGCTCGGCGCTGAGGCGCATCGGCAGGGGGTGGAGGGCGAGGTCGACCAGGTCGACCTCGATGTCACCGTGCCGGGCGGCCTGCTCGGTGAACCACTTGGCGACGGTGGGGCCGAAGCGCCCGTCGCGGGTGGATCCGACGATGACGGCGAGTCGGTAGCTGCTCTCGGACACGATGGGCCCTTCTGGGAGACGGGGCGGGTGGGTGGCGGCCCGTGAGCCGTTGACCAGAAGTCTGGAATCTCAAGTCCGGTTGAGGTCAAGGGGCGTTGACCGGCCTGGGGGGTTTGCCGGGGAAAGTGGCGAATTTGAATGTCACTTTTCCGCTGCCGGAGAACCGCCCGAGAACCGCCCGAGACCTGCCCCGAGGCCTGCCCGGAGAGCCGCCCTCCCGCCGCCGTCGGATCGCGTCGGATCGCGTCGGATCGTCGCCGGATCAGAACACGTCGGCACACCACGGCCGCCGCCCCGTGCGCAGCAGGGCGTCCGCGCGGCCCAGCGCTCCGGGGGTCTCCTCGTCCACGCGGCCCAGCGCCGCGAGCCGTACGGCCGACTCGTCGCCGAGCAGCAGGCTCCCCAACTCCGCGACGGACAGGGTGAGATCGGCCGGCCGGTTCGTGGGGGCGCAGGAGGCGCCGTCGGGGCCGGCCTCCAGCAGGAAGCGCCCGCCGGCCAGCCCGGACCGGTCGGTGACGTCGAGGACGAGCGATCCGGCGACGGGGTACGTGCGCGCCCGCAGCAACTCCGGTACGTCCAGCGGCCGCACCCACAGGAAGTCGGCGTGCGTGATCACGCGCGCGGCCCGCGGGTCCGGCAGCAGCAGCGGCAGGATGTCGTCCGGCGCGCGGTGGCCGGTGCGGACGCGG is part of the Streptomyces roseifaciens genome and encodes:
- a CDS encoding NADPH-dependent FMN reductase produces the protein MSESSYRLAVIVGSTRDGRFGPTVAKWFTEQAARHGDIEVDLVDLALHPLPMRLSAEPTAEDAAALAEVTPRLEQADAFVVLTPEYNHSYPASLKNLIDWHYTQWQAKPVGFVSYGGLSGGLRAVEHLRPVFTELHAVTIREQVSFHNPWGKFDDDGRHLDAEAGEQASGAAKVLIDQLTWWALSLREARAARPYGA
- a CDS encoding winged helix-turn-helix transcriptional regulator, with translation MDVVDGKWKVLILWALNEGARRFGETKRLLPGISEKVLAQQLRELEADGIVHREAYDEVPPKVEYSLTEQGRALNAALAPLGAWGKERLARLAAQETPAA